From a single Brassica rapa cultivar Chiifu-401-42 chromosome A01, CAAS_Brap_v3.01, whole genome shotgun sequence genomic region:
- the LOC103875310 gene encoding uncharacterized protein LOC103875310 isoform X1, which produces MASRFQEASLVTSPSYPNAVAWSSENLIAVAAGHLVIILNPALPSGPRGVISVPNAEPYQIGKVRYEDLLSGGLLPSSLKRERHPSVRSLSWSHLGMSQNYGCLLAVCSAEGRVKLYRPPFSDFSADWLEIADVSDLLFENLLSINFGESNNPSSTSLSNKDQVVQPDHEDDERIPILRTRKRRKTSLDNINLREMDISDQASCSKQDNQTVNNVLAIELYEQPSNAHNCHSLPKAPKKCSREISPEKYVSREALLSSLSVAWSSLLTFSTEGSSCQNLLRFSLLAIGSKSGCVSIWKVHAPESYHIERGNVSPNVELTAIIQAHSSWVSTMSWGISGCDSSNPQMLLVTGSCDGSVKIWMSNKEDLQKSVEVYTSSFFLLKQVVAVNLVPVSTLSFVVNNYSDEMRLAIGKGSGSFEVWKCEISTRKFEQVASTNAHDQVVTGLAWSYDGRCLYSCSQDNYVRNWILSENTISEVPIPANTPGLSSTSDLPDDFLSCLGVALSPGNLAVALVRSFNIELLNPMYEARSQKAAVEFIWNGAQQCGESEYCSETITEAILGFSKNEYAYWESNLLWSLKEFKDYNKPLVLWDMIAAMLAFKQSMPEFVELVTTKWLSVSYLGFHADIPMEDLVPKISKRFSDVPSRLLHILNVISRRVMLSELKTDEINRKLQGQRMNNEEETDLWLKLLQESERELRERLVGLSFSAYLTAESAPSTGNWHPAGLAQMQQWVEINHDIVDNQLQTLSLEVKSSLTRSSSNSTETALEEETCPYCAAPVHFKSPEEAVCQAPHQKKKKERCDQGHKLERCCVSMQVCPPTPLWFCKCCNRLTLELAPEALFTLPSFPNDLKWLPEYSFSKVAFKPFCLFCGILLQRKQPEFLLSASPV; this is translated from the exons ATGGCGTCGCGGTTCCAGGAGGCGTCACTGGTTACTTCGCCATCGTACCCTAACGCCGTCGCTTGGTCATCGGAAAATCTGATCGCCGTCGCCGCTGGCCACCTCGTCATCATCCTC AATCCGGCATTGCCAAGTGGACCTCGTGGGGTGATCTCAGTCCCTAACGCGGAGCCTTATCAGATTGGCAAGGTTCGCTATGAAG ATTTGCTTAGTGGTGGACTCTTACCTTCGAGTTTGAAGAGGGAAAGACATCCCTCTGTCCGCTCTCTCTCATGGTCTCACTTAGGAATGTCTCAAAACTACgg CTGCTTACTGGCTGTTTGCTCAGCAGAAGGCAGGGTTAAGCTATACCGACCTCCCTTTTCTGATTTCTCTGCTGACTGGCTCGAG aTTGCCGATGTATCTGATTTGCTTTTTGAGAATCTATTAAGCATCAACTTTGGAGAATCCAACAATCCTTCTTCTACCTCATTATCTAACAAG GATCAAGTGGTGCAACCTGaccatgaagatgatgaaaggATTCCAATTCTCAGGACACGCAAGCGAAGAAAAACGAGCCTAGACAACAT AAACTTGCGTGAAATGGATATTTCAGATCAAGCATCATGTTCCAAGCAAGATAACCAAACGGTGAATAAT GTACTTGCGATTGAATTGTATGAACAGCCAAGCAATGCTCACAATTGTCACTCTTTGCCTAAAGCTCCGAAAAAGTGCAGTCGAGAGATAAGTCCAGAGAAGTATGTTTCTCGTGAGGCATTATTGTCCTCTCTTTCTGTCGCCTGGTCCTCTTTACTAACCTTCTCAACAGAAGGTTCTTCTTGTCAGAATCTGTTAAGATTCTCTCTTTTGGCAATTGGTTCAAAGTCCGGTTGTGTTTCCATATGGAAAGTCCATGCACCAGAAAGCTATCACATTGAACGTGGCAATGTATCTCCCAACGTGGAACTTACAGCTATTATTCAGGCCCATAGTTCATGGGTTTCAACGATGAGTTGGGGAATTTCTGGCTGCGATTCTTCCAATCCGCAAATGCTGTTGGTTACTGGGAGTTGCGATGGTAG TGTGAAGATTTGGATGAGCAACAAAGAAGACTTGCAAAAATCTGTTGAGGTCTACACATCTtcattttttctattaaaacag GTTGTAGCGGTGAACCTTGTTCCGGTTTCAACGCTTTCATTTGTTGTGAACAATTACTCTGATGAAATGCGCTTGGCAATCGGCAAAGGATCTGGTTCCTTTGAAGTATGGAAGTGTGAAATATCTACCAGAAAGTTTGAACAAGTTGCTTCAACTAATGCTCATGACCAAGTG GTTACGGGTTTAGCTTGGTCATATGATGGCCGTTGTTTGTACAGTTGCAGTCAG GATAATTATGTCCGAAACTGGATCTTATCTGAGAATACCATCTCTGAAGTGCCAATTCCTGCAAACACTCCTGGTCTCAGTAGCACAAGTGAT ctTCCTGACGACTTTCTGTCATGTCTTGGTGTTGCATTGTCCCCTGGAAACCTTGCTGTTGCTTTG GTCCGCAGCTTTAATATTGAACTCTTGAATCCGATGTACGAAGCAAG GTCACAGAAGGCTGCTGTAGAGTTCATATGGAATGGTGCACAACAATGTGGAGAATCGGAATATTGTTCGGAGACGATAACCGAAGCTATTCTGGGATTCTCCAAGAACGAATACGCATACTGGGAATCTAATTTGCTATGGTCGTTGAAAGAGTTCAAAGATTATAATAAGCCTCTAGTTCTTTGGGATATGATAGCAGCTATGTTGGCGTTCAAACAATCAATGCCGGAGTTTGTTGAATTGGTAACAACCAAATGGCTCTCTGTGTCGTACCTTGGGTTTCATGCTGATATCCCCATGGAAGATCTTGTACCAAAGATCTCCAAACGCTTCTCTGATGTTCCTTCAAGGTTATTACATATTCTCAACGTAATCTCCAGACGTGTAATGTTATCAGAGCTCAAAACGGATGAAATCAACAGAAAACTGCAAGGTCAGAGAATGAACAATGAAGAAGAGACTGATCTGTGGCTCAAACTGCTCCAGGAAAGCGAAAGAGAGCTCCGGGAAAGATTGGTTGGTCTCAGCTTCTCCGCTTATCTAACTGCTGAGTCAGCTCCTTCCACTGGGAACTGGCATCCAGCGGGATTGGCTCAGATGCAACAATGGGTTGAGATCAATCACGATATCGTCGATAATCAGCTCCAAACACTTTCATTAGAAGTAAAATCTAGTCTAACAAG ATCAAGTAGTAATAGCACAGAAACCGCATTAGAGGAAGAGACCTGTCCTTATTGTGCGGCGCCAGTCCATTTCAAGTCGCCAGAAGAAGCTGTTTGCCAAGCTCCGcaccaaaagaagaagaaagagagatgcGATCAAGGACACAAACTTGAGAGGTGTTGCGTCTCAATGCAAGTATGTCCACCCACTCCTTTATGGTTCTGCAAATGCTGCAACCGTTTGACTTTAGAGCTCGCTCCAGAGGCCTTATTCACATTGCCGTCGTTCCCGAATGATCTCAAGTGGCTTCCGGAATATTCCTTTAGCAAAGTTGCCTTCAAACCATTCTGCCTCTTCTGTGGAATTCTCTTGCAGAGAAAGCAGCCGGAGTTTCTGCTATCTGCTTCACCTGTATGA
- the LOC103875310 gene encoding uncharacterized protein LOC103875310 isoform X2 gives MSQNYGCLLAVCSAEGRVKLYRPPFSDFSADWLEIADVSDLLFENLLSINFGESNNPSSTSLSNKDQVVQPDHEDDERIPILRTRKRRKTSLDNINLREMDISDQASCSKQDNQTVNNVLAIELYEQPSNAHNCHSLPKAPKKCSREISPEKYVSREALLSSLSVAWSSLLTFSTEGSSCQNLLRFSLLAIGSKSGCVSIWKVHAPESYHIERGNVSPNVELTAIIQAHSSWVSTMSWGISGCDSSNPQMLLVTGSCDGSVKIWMSNKEDLQKSVEVYTSSFFLLKQVVAVNLVPVSTLSFVVNNYSDEMRLAIGKGSGSFEVWKCEISTRKFEQVASTNAHDQVVTGLAWSYDGRCLYSCSQDNYVRNWILSENTISEVPIPANTPGLSSTSDLPDDFLSCLGVALSPGNLAVALVRSFNIELLNPMYEARSQKAAVEFIWNGAQQCGESEYCSETITEAILGFSKNEYAYWESNLLWSLKEFKDYNKPLVLWDMIAAMLAFKQSMPEFVELVTTKWLSVSYLGFHADIPMEDLVPKISKRFSDVPSRLLHILNVISRRVMLSELKTDEINRKLQGQRMNNEEETDLWLKLLQESERELRERLVGLSFSAYLTAESAPSTGNWHPAGLAQMQQWVEINHDIVDNQLQTLSLEVKSSLTRSSSNSTETALEEETCPYCAAPVHFKSPEEAVCQAPHQKKKKERCDQGHKLERCCVSMQVCPPTPLWFCKCCNRLTLELAPEALFTLPSFPNDLKWLPEYSFSKVAFKPFCLFCGILLQRKQPEFLLSASPV, from the exons ATGTCTCAAAACTACgg CTGCTTACTGGCTGTTTGCTCAGCAGAAGGCAGGGTTAAGCTATACCGACCTCCCTTTTCTGATTTCTCTGCTGACTGGCTCGAG aTTGCCGATGTATCTGATTTGCTTTTTGAGAATCTATTAAGCATCAACTTTGGAGAATCCAACAATCCTTCTTCTACCTCATTATCTAACAAG GATCAAGTGGTGCAACCTGaccatgaagatgatgaaaggATTCCAATTCTCAGGACACGCAAGCGAAGAAAAACGAGCCTAGACAACAT AAACTTGCGTGAAATGGATATTTCAGATCAAGCATCATGTTCCAAGCAAGATAACCAAACGGTGAATAAT GTACTTGCGATTGAATTGTATGAACAGCCAAGCAATGCTCACAATTGTCACTCTTTGCCTAAAGCTCCGAAAAAGTGCAGTCGAGAGATAAGTCCAGAGAAGTATGTTTCTCGTGAGGCATTATTGTCCTCTCTTTCTGTCGCCTGGTCCTCTTTACTAACCTTCTCAACAGAAGGTTCTTCTTGTCAGAATCTGTTAAGATTCTCTCTTTTGGCAATTGGTTCAAAGTCCGGTTGTGTTTCCATATGGAAAGTCCATGCACCAGAAAGCTATCACATTGAACGTGGCAATGTATCTCCCAACGTGGAACTTACAGCTATTATTCAGGCCCATAGTTCATGGGTTTCAACGATGAGTTGGGGAATTTCTGGCTGCGATTCTTCCAATCCGCAAATGCTGTTGGTTACTGGGAGTTGCGATGGTAG TGTGAAGATTTGGATGAGCAACAAAGAAGACTTGCAAAAATCTGTTGAGGTCTACACATCTtcattttttctattaaaacag GTTGTAGCGGTGAACCTTGTTCCGGTTTCAACGCTTTCATTTGTTGTGAACAATTACTCTGATGAAATGCGCTTGGCAATCGGCAAAGGATCTGGTTCCTTTGAAGTATGGAAGTGTGAAATATCTACCAGAAAGTTTGAACAAGTTGCTTCAACTAATGCTCATGACCAAGTG GTTACGGGTTTAGCTTGGTCATATGATGGCCGTTGTTTGTACAGTTGCAGTCAG GATAATTATGTCCGAAACTGGATCTTATCTGAGAATACCATCTCTGAAGTGCCAATTCCTGCAAACACTCCTGGTCTCAGTAGCACAAGTGAT ctTCCTGACGACTTTCTGTCATGTCTTGGTGTTGCATTGTCCCCTGGAAACCTTGCTGTTGCTTTG GTCCGCAGCTTTAATATTGAACTCTTGAATCCGATGTACGAAGCAAG GTCACAGAAGGCTGCTGTAGAGTTCATATGGAATGGTGCACAACAATGTGGAGAATCGGAATATTGTTCGGAGACGATAACCGAAGCTATTCTGGGATTCTCCAAGAACGAATACGCATACTGGGAATCTAATTTGCTATGGTCGTTGAAAGAGTTCAAAGATTATAATAAGCCTCTAGTTCTTTGGGATATGATAGCAGCTATGTTGGCGTTCAAACAATCAATGCCGGAGTTTGTTGAATTGGTAACAACCAAATGGCTCTCTGTGTCGTACCTTGGGTTTCATGCTGATATCCCCATGGAAGATCTTGTACCAAAGATCTCCAAACGCTTCTCTGATGTTCCTTCAAGGTTATTACATATTCTCAACGTAATCTCCAGACGTGTAATGTTATCAGAGCTCAAAACGGATGAAATCAACAGAAAACTGCAAGGTCAGAGAATGAACAATGAAGAAGAGACTGATCTGTGGCTCAAACTGCTCCAGGAAAGCGAAAGAGAGCTCCGGGAAAGATTGGTTGGTCTCAGCTTCTCCGCTTATCTAACTGCTGAGTCAGCTCCTTCCACTGGGAACTGGCATCCAGCGGGATTGGCTCAGATGCAACAATGGGTTGAGATCAATCACGATATCGTCGATAATCAGCTCCAAACACTTTCATTAGAAGTAAAATCTAGTCTAACAAG ATCAAGTAGTAATAGCACAGAAACCGCATTAGAGGAAGAGACCTGTCCTTATTGTGCGGCGCCAGTCCATTTCAAGTCGCCAGAAGAAGCTGTTTGCCAAGCTCCGcaccaaaagaagaagaaagagagatgcGATCAAGGACACAAACTTGAGAGGTGTTGCGTCTCAATGCAAGTATGTCCACCCACTCCTTTATGGTTCTGCAAATGCTGCAACCGTTTGACTTTAGAGCTCGCTCCAGAGGCCTTATTCACATTGCCGTCGTTCCCGAATGATCTCAAGTGGCTTCCGGAATATTCCTTTAGCAAAGTTGCCTTCAAACCATTCTGCCTCTTCTGTGGAATTCTCTTGCAGAGAAAGCAGCCGGAGTTTCTGCTATCTGCTTCACCTGTATGA
- the LOC117128569 gene encoding uncharacterized protein LOC117128569, with translation MVSLAKSNGEKPDWILSDYWRVMSEYWRTSKAKDKSEKARASRLSRRDGLGVHRHRAGSRSYAKVQDVLEANNEDSSFIAVLKKTHQKSDGTYVDERARLIAEKFDECVQERLSEMENSSGEDLTIDNLTLEEKNEIYSKIVGTSKQGRVFGLGSLQRGVLMPLESSTGSPLGSADVETITHRVGELEAELQKSHDEYEDLKKRIEAVEAFCFNTN, from the exons ATGGTTAGTCTCGCAAAGTCAAATGGAGAAAAACCTGATTGGATTTTGTCTGATTACTGGAGGGTAATGTCTGAGTATTGGAGAACATCAAAGGCCAAAGATAAAAGTGAGAAAGCTCGGGCTTCTCGTCTATCTAGACGTGATGGTTTAGGTGTACACCGACACAGAGCAGGCTCACGTTCTTATGCAAAAGTTCAGGATGTTTTG GAGGCAAACAATGAAGACTCTTCTTTCATTGCTGTGCTGAAAAAAACACACCAGAAATCTGATGGAACTTATGTTGATGAAAGAGCTCGACTAATTGCTGAGAAATTTGATGAATGTGTTCAAGAACGCTTGTCTGAAATGGAAAATTCTAGTGGAGAGGATTTGACAATAGACAATCTCACCCTTGAAGAGAAAAATGAAATCTATTCTAAG ATTGTTGGAACATCAAAACAAGGTCGTGTATTTGGACTTGGGTCACTCCAAAGAGGTGTTTTAATGCCTTTAGAGTCTTCGACGGGTTCTCCACTAGGTAGTGCAGATGTGGAGACAATAACTCATCGAGTGGGAGAGCTTGAAGCTGAATTGCAAAAGAGTCATGATGAGTATGAAGACCTTAAGAAACGAATTGAAGCTGTGGAGGCTTTCTGCTTCAACACAAACTAG
- the LOC103875291 gene encoding uncharacterized protein LOC103875291 isoform X3: MAMENMNGQIVNAAIGEPKKMKSCHQCRKLRSDAVGNCVTKKGAKTCVLKYCRRCLLTRYGEIGEEVAVNDNWVCPKCREICNCSSCRNNKGEKPTGKLTTTAKKNGCSNVSEFLKKEGSDKYFYRRKGKCAEEINDSSAGCSEENAAARTKPVLKEKEEFQLEEVKLPQGIGSITVSSVDLHPENAGSVLQFLEFCLTFREALGLRDGQADLVVREVLSGSQEHSMLTQTIIQLLTLTLVDRGDISVGLSATDDRWFTILGKCLAESEVKLDEFPPEMFQKGISEYEEMDSLQKLKLLNFVCDEALGISVMRNFIENPEYVEKKKKAEEKLNAAEAREKQLYKKIKDDFAKAEANNNGVALTIEQRVAILSQMSAESEEVHFEKKKALEMQSKSQEYNDALRTNPVELDDNGLILWNLKSYNEEPTILLQDLGSCSDICPHEKWYSFSSEQKPQVEKYITFKRKKCRLEKKMEKKEKKRKTILQ, encoded by the exons ATGGCGATGGAAAACATGAACGGGCAGATTGTTAACGCAGCGATCGGAGAGCCAAAGAAAATGAAAAGTTGCCACCAA TGTCGTAAACTGAGATCGGATGCTGTTGGAAATTGCGTGACCAAGAAGGGAGCCAAGACATGTGTGTTGAAGTATTGTCGTAGGTGCCTGTTGACCAG GTACGGAGAGATCGGAGAGGAGGTGGCGGTGAATGATAATTGGGTTTGTCCCAAATGTAGGGAAATTTGCAATTGTAGTTCGTGCAG gaATAATAAAGGTGAGAAGCCTACTGGGAAGTTGACAACCACAGCTAAGAAAAATGGTTGCTCCAATGTCTCTGAGTTCCTTAAAAAAGAGGGTTCTGACAAATACTTTTACAGGAGGAAG GGGAAGTGTGCTGAAGAGATAAATGATTCAAGTGCTGGCTGCAGCGAGGAGAATGCTGCGGCAAGAACCAAACCCGTTCTCAAGGAGAAAGAGGAGTTTCAGCTTGAGGAGGTTAAGCTACCACAGGGCATCGGATCAATCACTGTTTCAAGTGTTGATTTGCACCCTGAAAATGCTGGAAGTGTGCTTCAGTTTTTAGAGTTCTGTCTGACTTTTAGAGAG GCTCTGGGTTTGAGGGACGGGCAAGCTGATTTGGTTGTACGTGAGGTTCTATCAGGGAGCCAAGAGCATTCGATGCTTACCCAGACGATAATCCAGTTATTGACTCTTACACTAGTTGACAGAGGAGACAT aTCGGTTGGCTTGAGTGCAACTGATGACAGGTGGTTCACTATTCTTGGAAAGTGTCTTGCGGAATCAGAAGTTAAGCTTGATGAATTCCCTCCTGAGATGTTTCAGAAAGGCATTTCTGAATATGAGGAGATGGATTCATTACAAAAGCTTAAGCTTTTGAATTTTGTATGCGATGAAGCGCTTGGCATATC GGTGATGAGGAATTTCATTGAAAACCCTGAATAtgttgaaaagaaaaagaaagcagaAGAAAAGTTGAATGCAGCAGAAGCTAGG GAGAAACAACTGTATAAGAAGATAAAAGATGACTTTGCCAAAGCTGAAGCAAATAATAATGGGGTTGCATTAACAATCGAACAACGGGTTGCAATTTTATCGCAAATGTCTGCCGAATCTGAAGAAGttcattttgaaaagaaaaaggcATTAGAAATGCAAtctaaaa GTCAAGAATataatgatgctcttagaaCCAACCCGGTTGAACTGGATGACAATGGTCTTATTCTCTGGAATTTGAAGTCGTACAATGAAGAACCAACCATTTTGCTTCAAG ATTTGGGAAGCTGTAGTGACATATGTCCTCATGAAAAATGGTATTCTTTTAGCTCCGAGCAGAAACCACAGGTTGAGAAGTACATCACTTTCAAAAG GAAGAAATGTCgtctagaaaagaaaatggagaagaaggagaagaagagaaagactATTCTTCAGTAG
- the LOC103875291 gene encoding uncharacterized protein LOC103875291 isoform X1 codes for MAMENMNGQIVNAAIGEPKKMKSCHQCRKLRSDAVGNCVTKKGAKTCVLKYCRRCLLTRYGEIGEEVAVNDNWVCPKCREICNCSSCRNNKGEKPTGKLTTTAKKNGCSNVSEFLKKEGSDKYFYRRKGKCAEEINDSSAGCSEENAAARTKPVLKEKEEFQLEEVKLPQGIGSITVSSVDLHPENAGSVLQFLEFCLTFREALGLRDGQADLVVREVLSGSQEHSMLTQTIIQLLTLTLVDRGDISVGLSATDDRWFTILGKCLAESEVKLDEFPPEMFQKGISEYEEMDSLQKLKLLNFVCDEALGISVMRNFIENPEYVEKKKKAEEKLNAAEAREKQLYKKIKDDFAKAEANNNGVALTIEQRVAILSQMSAESEEVHFEKKKALEMQSKSQEYNDALRTNPVELDDNGLILWNLKSYNEEPTILLQGVKDRLEFSICCGKEYVTDFNLFCIWVQIWEAVVTYVLMKNGILLAPSRNHRLRSTSLSKGRNVV; via the exons ATGGCGATGGAAAACATGAACGGGCAGATTGTTAACGCAGCGATCGGAGAGCCAAAGAAAATGAAAAGTTGCCACCAA TGTCGTAAACTGAGATCGGATGCTGTTGGAAATTGCGTGACCAAGAAGGGAGCCAAGACATGTGTGTTGAAGTATTGTCGTAGGTGCCTGTTGACCAG GTACGGAGAGATCGGAGAGGAGGTGGCGGTGAATGATAATTGGGTTTGTCCCAAATGTAGGGAAATTTGCAATTGTAGTTCGTGCAG gaATAATAAAGGTGAGAAGCCTACTGGGAAGTTGACAACCACAGCTAAGAAAAATGGTTGCTCCAATGTCTCTGAGTTCCTTAAAAAAGAGGGTTCTGACAAATACTTTTACAGGAGGAAG GGGAAGTGTGCTGAAGAGATAAATGATTCAAGTGCTGGCTGCAGCGAGGAGAATGCTGCGGCAAGAACCAAACCCGTTCTCAAGGAGAAAGAGGAGTTTCAGCTTGAGGAGGTTAAGCTACCACAGGGCATCGGATCAATCACTGTTTCAAGTGTTGATTTGCACCCTGAAAATGCTGGAAGTGTGCTTCAGTTTTTAGAGTTCTGTCTGACTTTTAGAGAG GCTCTGGGTTTGAGGGACGGGCAAGCTGATTTGGTTGTACGTGAGGTTCTATCAGGGAGCCAAGAGCATTCGATGCTTACCCAGACGATAATCCAGTTATTGACTCTTACACTAGTTGACAGAGGAGACAT aTCGGTTGGCTTGAGTGCAACTGATGACAGGTGGTTCACTATTCTTGGAAAGTGTCTTGCGGAATCAGAAGTTAAGCTTGATGAATTCCCTCCTGAGATGTTTCAGAAAGGCATTTCTGAATATGAGGAGATGGATTCATTACAAAAGCTTAAGCTTTTGAATTTTGTATGCGATGAAGCGCTTGGCATATC GGTGATGAGGAATTTCATTGAAAACCCTGAATAtgttgaaaagaaaaagaaagcagaAGAAAAGTTGAATGCAGCAGAAGCTAGG GAGAAACAACTGTATAAGAAGATAAAAGATGACTTTGCCAAAGCTGAAGCAAATAATAATGGGGTTGCATTAACAATCGAACAACGGGTTGCAATTTTATCGCAAATGTCTGCCGAATCTGAAGAAGttcattttgaaaagaaaaaggcATTAGAAATGCAAtctaaaa GTCAAGAATataatgatgctcttagaaCCAACCCGGTTGAACTGGATGACAATGGTCTTATTCTCTGGAATTTGAAGTCGTACAATGAAGAACCAACCATTTTGCTTCAAGGTGTGAAAGATAGATTGGAATTCTCCATTTGTTGTGGCAAAGAGTATGTTACTGACTTTAATCTCTTTTGTATCTGGGTGCAGATTTGGGAAGCTGTAGTGACATATGTCCTCATGAAAAATGGTATTCTTTTAGCTCCGAGCAGAAACCACAGGTTGAGAAGTACATCACTTTCAAAAG GAAGAAATGTCgtctag
- the LOC103875291 gene encoding uncharacterized protein LOC103875291 isoform X2, which translates to MAMENMNGQIVNAAIGEPKKMKSCHQCRKLRSDAVGNCVTKKGAKTCVLKYCRRCLLTRYGEIGEEVAVNDNWVCPKCREICNCSSCRNNKGEKPTGKLTTTAKKNGCSNVSEFLKKEGSDKYFYRRKGKCAEEINDSSAGCSEENAAARTKPVLKEKEEFQLEEVKLPQGIGSITVSSVDLHPENAGSVLQFLEFCLTFREALGLRDGQADLVVREVLSGSQEHSMLTQTIIQLLTLTLVDRGDISVGLSATDDRWFTILGKCLAESEVKLDEFPPEMFQKGISEYEEMDSLQKLKLLNFVCDEALGISVMRNFIENPEYVEKKKKAEEKLNAAEAREKQLYKKIKDDFAKAEANNNGVALTIEQRVAILSQMSAESEEVHFEKKKALEMQSKSQEYNDALRTNPVELDDNGLILWNLKSYNEEPTILLQGVKDRLEFSICCGKEYVTDFNLFCIWVQIWEAVVTYVLMKNGILLAPSRNHRLRSTSLSKGK; encoded by the exons ATGGCGATGGAAAACATGAACGGGCAGATTGTTAACGCAGCGATCGGAGAGCCAAAGAAAATGAAAAGTTGCCACCAA TGTCGTAAACTGAGATCGGATGCTGTTGGAAATTGCGTGACCAAGAAGGGAGCCAAGACATGTGTGTTGAAGTATTGTCGTAGGTGCCTGTTGACCAG GTACGGAGAGATCGGAGAGGAGGTGGCGGTGAATGATAATTGGGTTTGTCCCAAATGTAGGGAAATTTGCAATTGTAGTTCGTGCAG gaATAATAAAGGTGAGAAGCCTACTGGGAAGTTGACAACCACAGCTAAGAAAAATGGTTGCTCCAATGTCTCTGAGTTCCTTAAAAAAGAGGGTTCTGACAAATACTTTTACAGGAGGAAG GGGAAGTGTGCTGAAGAGATAAATGATTCAAGTGCTGGCTGCAGCGAGGAGAATGCTGCGGCAAGAACCAAACCCGTTCTCAAGGAGAAAGAGGAGTTTCAGCTTGAGGAGGTTAAGCTACCACAGGGCATCGGATCAATCACTGTTTCAAGTGTTGATTTGCACCCTGAAAATGCTGGAAGTGTGCTTCAGTTTTTAGAGTTCTGTCTGACTTTTAGAGAG GCTCTGGGTTTGAGGGACGGGCAAGCTGATTTGGTTGTACGTGAGGTTCTATCAGGGAGCCAAGAGCATTCGATGCTTACCCAGACGATAATCCAGTTATTGACTCTTACACTAGTTGACAGAGGAGACAT aTCGGTTGGCTTGAGTGCAACTGATGACAGGTGGTTCACTATTCTTGGAAAGTGTCTTGCGGAATCAGAAGTTAAGCTTGATGAATTCCCTCCTGAGATGTTTCAGAAAGGCATTTCTGAATATGAGGAGATGGATTCATTACAAAAGCTTAAGCTTTTGAATTTTGTATGCGATGAAGCGCTTGGCATATC GGTGATGAGGAATTTCATTGAAAACCCTGAATAtgttgaaaagaaaaagaaagcagaAGAAAAGTTGAATGCAGCAGAAGCTAGG GAGAAACAACTGTATAAGAAGATAAAAGATGACTTTGCCAAAGCTGAAGCAAATAATAATGGGGTTGCATTAACAATCGAACAACGGGTTGCAATTTTATCGCAAATGTCTGCCGAATCTGAAGAAGttcattttgaaaagaaaaaggcATTAGAAATGCAAtctaaaa GTCAAGAATataatgatgctcttagaaCCAACCCGGTTGAACTGGATGACAATGGTCTTATTCTCTGGAATTTGAAGTCGTACAATGAAGAACCAACCATTTTGCTTCAAGGTGTGAAAGATAGATTGGAATTCTCCATTTGTTGTGGCAAAGAGTATGTTACTGACTTTAATCTCTTTTGTATCTGGGTGCAGATTTGGGAAGCTGTAGTGACATATGTCCTCATGAAAAATGGTATTCTTTTAGCTCCGAGCAGAAACCACAGGTTGAGAAGTACATCACTTTCAAAAGGTAAATAA